The following coding sequences are from one Epinephelus fuscoguttatus linkage group LG7, E.fuscoguttatus.final_Chr_v1 window:
- the nol9 gene encoding polynucleotide 5'-hydroxyl-kinase NOL9, with protein sequence MKVNKNAQAKGHAKSQKWKDVRGKRCRPPISSSDINSSPVMAKMAKEHQATVKKKPTVKRLKNKAKSVSNTKKNTPSSGFKKSHTHANGRSEFTMDESEDSQDWREYSEFIHRNGVETSGDMEDVKPGRLEGEALHECAERDDRQNHAVLVMQKDQSLCFRGKCFLTCLYGRVEVMGFTIEEGQQSYPLFSPASHCPLTITAMESSGHNRDDRMEASPILRKYLPSASAKKLVKKIRSNSSIILLEPMETPLTRFLSSFTDLTELFSPPMSELMSAVLDTPLNGLGMIPLVKDIEGLKMSKSYADALNMVVSACKGDMDGYAVILVCGTKNVGKSTFIRTLINTLLNHTTSVDYLEGDLGQTEFTPAGCLSLSTVREPLLGPPFTHQCTPEHMIYYGHSSCDTDLDRYLESLKSLWRRRSQSRETPVIINTMGWVKGFGFQLLVDMIRFFPLSHVVQLAHSGVTQCPVLTPEFLRTAHGCQTHPPAQTALAEFTESHSPPRSYTHLIVQSDFQGVARQGTAKHQRSNEHRELSLLAYLSQLQSPDPGPVRPLHSLTPYQVPHTAVALGVIHCEVVPTHMFYAANASLVGLCCLGEKVTSRGGPVLLSQAPICPCVGFGVLRGIDMVRGLYFLLTPVDPSILRKVNCLLLGAISLPSCILTTQPGFEGEMPYVTTDYSFDLTGAGKLRVFKGLMRPSQMGSQ encoded by the exons ATGAAGGTGAACAAAAACGCACAGGCTAAGGGCCACGCTAAATCCCAGAAGTGGAAGGATGTTCGGGGCAAGCGGTGCAGGCCTCCCATCAGTTCCTCAGACATCAACTCGAGTCCTGTCATGGCGAAGATGGCGAAGGAGCACCAGGCGACTGTGAAGAAAAAGCCCACCGTTAAGAGACTGAAGAATAAGGCAAAGTCCGTCTCTAACACCAAGAAGAACACCCCTTCGTCTGGATTTAAGAAATCACACACGCATGCTAATGGAaggtcagagtttacaatggaCGAGTCAGAGGACTCGCAGGACTGGAGGGAGTACTCGGAGTTCATTCATAGGAACGGTGTGGAGACTTCAGGTGACATGGAAGATGTAAAGCCAGGTAGACTGGAGGGAGAGGCTCTTCACGAGTGTGCAGAGAGAGATGATCGGCAAAACCACGCAGTGCTCGTCATGCAGAAGGATCAG AGCCTGTGTTTCCGTGGGAAGTGCTTTTTGACCTGTCTGTACGGTCGGGTAGAAGTGATGGGGTTCACCATTGAAGAAGGCCAGCAGTCATATCCACTCTTCTCCCCGGCCTCACACTGTCCACTGACCATTACAGCAATGGAAAGCTCTGGTCACAACAGAGATGACAGAATGGAGGCGTCGCCCATCCTCCGAAAGTATCTGCCATCAG CATCAGCCAAGAAGCTGGTAAAAAAGATCAGGTCAAACTCATCCATCATCCTACTGGAGCCCATGGAGACGCCTCTGACACGGTTTCTATCCAGCTTCACAGATCTCACTGAACTGTTCAGCCCCCCGATG AGTGAACTCATGTCAGCTGTTCTCGACACTCCACTCAATGGTTTGGGCATGATTCCTCTGGTCAAAGACATCGAGGGCCTCAAAATGTCAAAGAGCTATGCAGATGCTCTCAACATGGTCGTCAGTGCCTGCAAAG GGGACATGGACGGTTATGCTGTCATCCTCGTATGTGGTACCAAGAATGTGGGCAAGTCAACGTTCATCCGCACCCTCATCAATACCTTACTGAATCA cACCACTAGTGTAGATTATTTGGAAGGTGACCTCGGTCAAACAGAGTTCACTCCCGCtggttgtttgtctttgtcGACGGTCAGAGAGCCACTCCTGG GTCCTCCTTTCACTCATCAGTGCACACCAGAGCACATGATCTACTACGGTCATTCGTCATGTGACACGGACTTAGATCGCTACCTGGAATCTCTTAAGTCCTTGTGGCGCAGACGCTCCCAGAGCAGAGAGACTCCTGTCATTATCAACACCATGGgctgggtcaaag GATTTGGGTTCCAGCTGCTAGTGGACATGATCCGCTTCTTCCCGTTATCACATGTCGTCCAGCTCGCACATAGTGGCGTCACCCAGTGTCCCGTCCTCACGCCAGAGTTTCTGAGGACGGCGCACGGCTGCCAGACGCACCCACCTGCCCAGACTGCTTTGGCCGAGTTCACAGAGAGCCACAGTCCCCCCAGAAGTTACACTCACCTTATTGTACAATCAGATTTTCAGGGAGTAGCTCGCCAGGGAACAGC GAAACACCAGCGCAGTAATGAGCACAGAGAGCTGTCACTGCTGGCCTACCTGAGTCAGCTGCAGTCTCCTGACCCTGGACCAGTCAGACCTCTACACAGCCTCACTCCATACCAG GTGCCCCACACAGCGGTGGCTTTAGGTGTGATCCATTGCGAAGTTGTGCCCACTCACATGTTTTATGCTGCCAATGCCAGTCTGGTGGGACTCTGCTGCCTGGGAGAGAAGGTGACAAGCAGAGGAGGCCCAGTCCTCCTGTCACAGGCTCCCATCTGCCCATGTGTGGGCTTCG GTGTGCTTCGAGGTATCGACATGGTGCGAGGTCTGTACTTCTTGCTGACGCCTGTAGATCCCTCCATCCTTCGTAAGGTCAACTGTCTCCTCTTGGGGGCGATATCACTGCCTTCCTGCATCCTCACAACACAG CCTGGCTTTGAGGGAGAGATGCCCTACGTCACCACAGACTACAGTTTTGATCTCACTGGAGCTGGAAAGTTGCGAGTCTTCAAGGGACTGATGAGACCCAGTCAAATGGGGTCGCAATGA